A part of Vicinamibacterales bacterium genomic DNA contains:
- a CDS encoding TadE/TadG family type IV pilus assembly protein, whose protein sequence is MTRRRRGERGAELVEMALALPLLLLVVLSIVDFAFMFQQYLVLTNAAMEGARVAVLPGYAPNDAVQRAQAYATAGGVPSPVNAVANAVPLPAPTGSWPGMQVTVTHEYQFQFLGPMASWFNSSLGSVTLTARSTVRRQMGS, encoded by the coding sequence ATGACGAGACGACGGCGCGGGGAACGAGGCGCGGAACTGGTGGAGATGGCGCTTGCGCTCCCGCTGTTGCTCCTCGTGGTGTTGAGCATCGTCGACTTCGCGTTCATGTTCCAGCAGTACCTCGTCCTCACCAACGCCGCGATGGAAGGCGCGCGAGTGGCCGTGCTGCCGGGCTACGCGCCGAATGACGCCGTGCAGCGCGCCCAGGCGTATGCGACCGCCGGGGGCGTGCCCTCGCCCGTGAACGCCGTGGCGAACGCCGTGCCCCTGCCCGCGCCCACGGGCTCATGGCCGGGCATGCAGGTCACGGTCACGCACGAATATCAGTTCCAGTTCCTTGGCCCGATGGCCAGTTGGTTCAACAGCTCGCTCGGTTCCGTCACGCTCACGGCCAGGTCCACCGTGCGGCGGCAGATGGGCTCCTAG
- the cpaB gene encoding Flp pilus assembly protein CpaB, with protein MSRSTRTLVVFSLSLVVAAIFSGLVYKAGQQMPASPDVATYSVAVAARALPVGTRLTAADVKLVQWPSETPIAGAVTSVEAAVNRGLVASVVENEPLTGTKLASAEAGAGLPPMIAAGMRAISVKVDDVVGVAGFALPGAHVDVVVTIAEREQSLARVVVSNVEVLASGTRAEQQAQASNANARQSADSVVTLLVSPGDAERIALAASVGRITLTLRHPMDASTTDTTGTRVASLLGAPEPKPEPAPRPAPARVVRAAPAPVEPPPPPPAPYTVETIRAAKRTAEVVK; from the coding sequence ATGTCCCGCAGTACGCGAACGCTCGTCGTGTTCTCCCTGTCGCTGGTGGTCGCCGCGATTTTCAGCGGCCTCGTCTACAAGGCGGGGCAGCAGATGCCGGCCTCGCCGGACGTGGCCACCTACTCGGTGGCGGTGGCGGCGCGCGCGCTGCCGGTCGGCACCCGGCTGACGGCGGCCGACGTGAAGCTGGTCCAGTGGCCGTCCGAGACGCCGATTGCCGGGGCCGTGACCTCGGTGGAGGCCGCCGTGAACCGGGGCCTCGTCGCGTCGGTCGTGGAGAACGAGCCACTGACCGGGACGAAGCTCGCCAGCGCCGAGGCCGGCGCCGGCCTCCCGCCGATGATCGCGGCGGGCATGCGCGCCATCTCCGTGAAGGTGGACGACGTGGTGGGCGTCGCCGGCTTCGCCCTGCCCGGCGCGCACGTCGATGTCGTCGTGACGATTGCCGAGCGCGAGCAGTCGCTCGCCCGCGTCGTCGTGAGCAACGTCGAAGTGCTGGCGTCCGGGACGCGAGCCGAGCAACAGGCGCAGGCCTCGAACGCGAACGCGCGCCAGAGCGCCGATTCCGTCGTGACGCTGCTGGTCTCGCCGGGCGACGCGGAGCGGATCGCGCTCGCGGCCTCGGTCGGTCGGATCACGCTCACCCTGCGCCACCCGATGGACGCGTCCACGACCGATACGACGGGCACGCGCGTCGCCTCCCTCCTCGGCGCGCCCGAGCCGAAGCCGGAACCGGCGCCGCGGCCGGCGCCCGCGCGGGTCGTCCGGGCGGCGCCCGCGCCGGTCGAGCCGCCGCCCCCGCCGCCAGCTCCCTATACCGTCGAGACCATCCGCGCGGCCAAGCGCACGGCGGAGGTGGTCAAGTGA
- a CDS encoding DUF192 domain-containing protein — protein MTPARRPHFLSPAVAARAGAVALVVGPQRRLLAEAATLAGDSESRRRGLLGRDTLGPAEALIVAPTQAVHTFGMRFPIDLVFVDRQGRVLSVARDVPPRRVRGAWGAFAAIELPAGRCDVVGISPGDVVTAVLEFGRA, from the coding sequence GTGACGCCGGCCCGGCGCCCGCATTTCCTGAGCCCGGCCGTCGCCGCCCGCGCTGGAGCGGTCGCCCTCGTGGTCGGGCCGCAGCGTCGCCTGCTGGCCGAGGCGGCGACCCTTGCCGGCGACAGCGAGTCACGGCGTCGCGGGCTGCTCGGGCGGGACACCCTGGGCCCGGCCGAAGCCCTGATCGTCGCCCCGACGCAGGCCGTCCACACCTTCGGAATGCGCTTCCCGATCGACCTCGTCTTCGTCGATCGGCAGGGCCGGGTGCTCTCGGTCGCCCGGGACGTGCCGCCGCGCCGCGTGCGGGGCGCCTGGGGAGCGTTCGCGGCCATCGAGCTCCCGGCCGGACGGTGCGATGTGGTGGGGATTTCGCCGGGCGATGTGGTGACGGCCGTGCTGGAATTCGGCCGCGCCTGA
- a CDS encoding pilus assembly protein TadG-related protein, translating into MPHAPSADRRHVRRVLHLGNARGAVLVMTAVMLVGLTALSAFVIDYGILWISRRQIQNAADAAAMAAAMSLAFNAPGDFDRARIQAVAVAAQNYVWGKPPTMQSTDVTFPACPVGSVGRGSCVKVEAFRNQARGPAIPTIFGRLVNVDFQGVAATATAQVLHGDATDCVKPIGIPDKWTELNPTAKIWDPFDTFSLTPAPGDLYTPPSGPGANGTGYSRGATALGPGDFGRAMTFSPVTFPLLPGQKMGNELFMPVRTSLMGGGAGVFQQNFDTCQTMEVHPGDILEIEQAPVRNETTAAAISLIGQDPGASWDPSLYGGRGGVRGGCMASGDCVVSPRIIAIPAFNPADWDAAPPGRSWVRVTRLVGYFLESAAAGGYLNGNLMVYPVIPRSTMTADDKSSFVVSVSLVR; encoded by the coding sequence ATGCCGCACGCGCCCTCAGCCGACCGCCGCCACGTCCGCCGCGTCCTGCATCTCGGGAACGCGCGCGGCGCCGTGCTCGTGATGACCGCCGTGATGCTCGTCGGTCTCACGGCCCTGTCGGCGTTCGTCATCGACTACGGCATCCTCTGGATCTCCCGCCGGCAGATCCAGAACGCGGCCGATGCGGCCGCCATGGCAGCCGCGATGTCTTTGGCGTTCAACGCCCCGGGAGATTTCGATCGCGCGCGCATCCAGGCCGTCGCGGTGGCGGCCCAGAACTACGTCTGGGGCAAGCCTCCGACGATGCAGTCGACCGACGTCACGTTTCCGGCCTGTCCCGTCGGCTCGGTGGGCCGAGGCTCGTGCGTCAAGGTCGAGGCCTTCCGGAACCAGGCACGCGGCCCGGCGATTCCGACCATCTTCGGGCGCCTCGTCAACGTGGACTTCCAGGGCGTCGCGGCGACCGCCACGGCGCAGGTGCTCCACGGCGACGCGACCGACTGCGTCAAGCCAATCGGGATCCCCGACAAGTGGACCGAGCTCAACCCGACGGCCAAGATCTGGGATCCCTTCGACACGTTCTCCCTTACGCCGGCGCCGGGGGACCTGTACACTCCTCCGTCCGGACCCGGCGCCAACGGCACCGGCTACTCCCGCGGGGCGACGGCCCTCGGCCCCGGCGATTTCGGCCGGGCCATGACCTTCTCGCCCGTGACCTTCCCGCTCCTGCCGGGGCAGAAGATGGGGAACGAGCTGTTCATGCCCGTCAGGACGTCCCTGATGGGCGGCGGCGCCGGGGTGTTCCAGCAGAACTTCGACACCTGCCAGACGATGGAGGTCCATCCTGGAGACATCCTGGAGATCGAGCAAGCACCGGTCAGGAATGAGACGACGGCGGCGGCGATCTCGCTGATCGGCCAGGATCCCGGGGCCTCGTGGGATCCGTCCCTGTACGGCGGTCGCGGGGGGGTCCGTGGCGGCTGCATGGCGTCCGGCGACTGCGTGGTCAGCCCGCGTATCATCGCCATTCCGGCGTTCAATCCCGCAGACTGGGACGCCGCGCCGCCCGGCCGGTCCTGGGTCCGGGTGACGCGTCTCGTGGGCTATTTCCTCGAGTCAGCAGCGGCGGGTGGCTATCTCAACGGGAACCTCATGGTGTACCCCGTGATTCCCCGCAGCACGATGACGGCCGATGATAAGTCGTCGTTCGTCGTCAGCGTCTCCCTCGTCAGGTAG
- a CDS encoding TonB-dependent receptor, translating into MKTARVAAVAAVAMLTGIAGASAQMQTGSILVRVTDDQNAAVPGVSVTLTSPVLVAGTTTGTTDSTGTNRFPSLQPGVYAVRLELQGFRTVIREGVTVQVGTTVPLDFQLQLATVAETVTVTGTSPVVDTTSANTSVNLGEQLLQGTPGGRDIWSLVEYKVPSLLITRPDVGGTSGGLQGVFNARGTTSAQNSSYLNGINVGDPAAIGAAGFYYDFDAFEDIQVSTGAHDITVPTSGVFLNMVTKSGGEAWKGRATVAWLGDATQGQNIDDNLLKYGFRPTTNAVDFVSDVNLSAGGPVLAKKLRMFASFRDWRVHVNVPAAFSSLVLDKTDITSGLVNANYQVSQNNRLTALYSRQYYKKPHRFLIASNLATEDSTVNEDDVFDIYQLLWNTVVTQRFFVDARVGLNKIFFPTYQNTSSQTLLDSATNIRTRNYNVNTERWRDRYQANATGQYYLDDFLGARHEFKFGFDHAHAVVENLISRVDDVEPVYSSATGRAQNVTLFATPFNTMTAVDVTALYAQDSFSVKRLTVTAGVRWERLEGYLPEQGSTASAFFPNLQRSFPAQRDVVNWKTVGPRLSAAYDLMGDGRTALKAAVGRYYYVIAAGGGILDGVNPNANYSETYSWNDANGDLVFQPGEQTGTPVISRVDTSTISVDPDYRRPYTDEFTAGVDHELIPALRLSAVFTHRVERDPQATSNPANPYDTFLTTRVDSGRDGVVGTADDGTFQFYDRKSTAVNQTYFTNDRSYRQTYNGLELTATKRMSNRWQMLAGYTYARSRVKGLSVNTNPNSLINVEGPLAGQNTGFNGQIGDRPHQFKLTGTYVLPFYDIGVAGNLNSQSGIPITRQVVVAQTVGGNSTVNVEPLGSYRLPRRTVGDLRVFKTQQFGSRSLEVSVDFNNVTNVNTYWDARTLSGTINLRQNGDPTGQINTVPQFGSPSQVYGPRNIRFNVAFRF; encoded by the coding sequence ATGAAGACCGCACGAGTGGCCGCAGTTGCGGCCGTGGCCATGTTGACGGGCATCGCGGGGGCGTCCGCGCAGATGCAGACCGGGTCGATCCTGGTGCGCGTCACGGACGACCAGAACGCCGCGGTGCCGGGCGTCTCGGTGACGCTGACGAGCCCCGTGCTCGTCGCGGGCACGACGACCGGCACCACCGACAGCACCGGAACGAACCGCTTTCCGTCCCTGCAACCGGGCGTCTACGCCGTCCGGCTCGAGCTCCAGGGCTTCCGGACGGTGATCCGCGAGGGCGTCACCGTCCAGGTCGGCACCACGGTGCCCCTCGACTTCCAGCTCCAGCTCGCGACGGTCGCCGAGACCGTGACCGTCACCGGCACTTCACCCGTCGTCGACACCACCAGCGCGAATACCAGCGTGAACCTGGGGGAGCAGCTCCTGCAAGGCACGCCCGGTGGCCGCGACATCTGGTCGCTCGTCGAATACAAGGTGCCCAGCCTGCTCATCACCCGGCCTGACGTGGGCGGCACGTCGGGCGGGCTGCAGGGCGTGTTCAATGCGCGCGGCACCACCAGCGCCCAGAACTCGAGCTACCTGAACGGCATCAACGTGGGCGATCCGGCGGCCATCGGCGCGGCCGGCTTCTACTACGACTTCGACGCCTTCGAGGACATCCAGGTCTCCACCGGCGCGCACGACATCACCGTGCCGACCAGCGGCGTGTTCCTGAACATGGTCACCAAGAGCGGCGGCGAGGCCTGGAAGGGGCGCGCCACCGTCGCATGGCTCGGCGACGCCACGCAGGGCCAGAACATCGACGACAACCTGCTCAAGTACGGCTTCCGCCCCACCACCAACGCCGTGGACTTCGTCTCCGACGTGAACCTGAGCGCCGGCGGGCCGGTGCTGGCGAAGAAGCTCCGCATGTTCGCGTCGTTCCGCGACTGGCGCGTGCACGTGAACGTGCCCGCGGCGTTCTCGTCGCTGGTCCTGGACAAGACGGACATCACGTCGGGCCTCGTCAACGCCAACTACCAGGTGTCGCAGAACAATCGGCTCACGGCCCTCTATTCCCGGCAGTACTACAAGAAGCCGCACCGCTTCCTGATCGCGTCGAACCTGGCGACGGAGGACTCCACCGTCAACGAGGACGACGTGTTCGACATCTACCAGCTGCTCTGGAACACCGTGGTGACGCAGCGCTTCTTCGTCGACGCGCGCGTGGGCCTCAACAAGATCTTCTTCCCGACCTACCAGAACACGAGCAGCCAGACGCTGCTCGATTCGGCCACCAACATCCGCACCCGCAACTACAACGTCAACACGGAACGCTGGCGCGATCGGTACCAGGCCAACGCCACGGGCCAGTACTACCTGGACGACTTCCTCGGCGCCCGGCACGAGTTCAAGTTCGGCTTCGACCACGCGCACGCGGTCGTGGAGAACCTGATTTCGCGCGTGGACGACGTGGAGCCCGTGTACAGCAGCGCGACCGGCCGCGCGCAGAACGTGACCCTGTTTGCGACGCCGTTCAACACCATGACGGCGGTGGACGTCACCGCCCTCTACGCGCAGGACAGCTTCTCGGTGAAGCGCCTGACCGTCACGGCCGGCGTGCGGTGGGAGCGCCTCGAAGGCTACCTGCCCGAACAGGGCAGCACGGCCAGCGCGTTCTTCCCGAACCTGCAGCGCTCGTTCCCCGCGCAGCGCGACGTCGTGAACTGGAAGACGGTCGGGCCACGCCTGAGCGCCGCCTACGACCTGATGGGCGACGGGCGCACCGCGCTGAAGGCCGCCGTCGGCCGCTACTACTACGTCATCGCCGCGGGCGGCGGCATCCTCGACGGCGTGAACCCCAACGCCAACTACTCGGAGACCTACAGCTGGAACGACGCCAACGGCGACCTCGTCTTCCAGCCCGGCGAGCAGACGGGCACCCCCGTCATCTCGCGCGTCGACACGTCCACGATCTCGGTGGATCCGGACTACCGCCGCCCGTACACGGACGAGTTCACGGCGGGGGTGGACCACGAGCTCATTCCGGCGCTTCGCCTGAGCGCGGTCTTCACCCACCGCGTCGAACGCGATCCGCAGGCCACGTCGAATCCCGCGAACCCGTACGACACGTTCCTCACGACGCGCGTCGACTCGGGCCGCGACGGCGTCGTCGGGACGGCCGACGACGGCACGTTCCAGTTCTACGACCGCAAGTCCACGGCCGTGAACCAGACCTACTTCACCAATGACCGGAGCTACCGTCAGACCTACAACGGCCTCGAGCTCACGGCCACCAAGCGGATGTCGAACCGCTGGCAGATGCTGGCGGGCTACACCTACGCCAGGAGCCGGGTGAAGGGGCTCAGCGTCAACACCAATCCGAATTCGCTCATCAACGTCGAGGGTCCGCTCGCCGGGCAGAACACGGGCTTCAACGGCCAGATCGGCGATCGGCCGCACCAGTTCAAGCTGACGGGGACCTACGTGCTGCCGTTCTACGACATCGGCGTGGCCGGCAACCTGAACTCGCAGAGCGGCATTCCGATCACGCGCCAGGTGGTCGTGGCGCAGACCGTCGGCGGCAACAGCACCGTGAACGTCGAGCCGCTGGGCTCCTACCGCCTGCCCCGGCGCACGGTGGGCGACCTCCGGGTGTTCAAGACGCAGCAGTTCGGCTCCCGGTCGCTCGAGGTCTCGGTGGACTTCAACAACGTCACCAACGTGAACACCTACTGGGACGCCCGGACGCTCAGCGGCACCATCAACCTGCGCCAGAACGGCGACCCGACCGGCCAGATCAACACGGTGCCGCAGTTCGGCTCGCCGTCCCAGGTCTACGGGCCGCGGAACATCCGGTTCAACGTCGCGTTCCGCTTCTGA
- a CDS encoding pilus assembly protein N-terminal domain-containing protein gives MRRWSNALAIAAVAAWACLLQPRASAQVEQPAINEIPQRVLLTAGRSTVLETDFDITRLAVTNPAIADAVVVKPREVLVDGKSNGTVSLIVWGATQRKHYDIVVDPGVTALQQNFMQLFPTEDINVAVTDEAVILSGSVSSNEVMLRSAELARAAMPKHAVINMLQLPSGTPSKQVMLQVRFAEVNRNALQQAGLALFSTKADVTGRTTTQQFAAPAFDAQGDLDILQFSDYLNIFLFSRTQSIGGVLKALQTRGFLQSLAEPNLIAYNGEEASFLAGGEIPIPIVTGLGQTSVLFKEFGIRLTFRPQIAGDVIRLKLKPEVSTLDFTNGIVLQGFRIPALNTRRAETDVELRDGQSFAIAGLLNNLTQTDRQAVPLLSRLPIIGTLFKSRALRAEQTELMVLVTPRLVHALDPDEVPAMPVRPGAFLNPSDDENDRVPGDEPDDIPSLRDAPANRRPPPPGTAKPRPGGPPER, from the coding sequence GTGAGACGGTGGTCGAACGCGCTCGCGATTGCGGCGGTGGCCGCCTGGGCCTGCCTGCTCCAGCCTCGTGCTTCAGCGCAGGTGGAACAGCCCGCCATCAACGAGATCCCCCAGCGGGTGCTGCTGACGGCGGGGCGATCGACCGTGCTGGAGACGGACTTCGACATCACGCGGCTGGCGGTCACCAACCCCGCCATCGCCGATGCCGTCGTCGTGAAGCCGCGCGAAGTGCTGGTGGACGGCAAGAGCAACGGCACGGTCAGCCTGATCGTGTGGGGCGCGACCCAGCGGAAGCACTACGACATCGTGGTGGACCCGGGCGTGACGGCGCTGCAGCAGAACTTCATGCAGCTCTTCCCCACCGAGGACATCAACGTCGCCGTGACCGACGAGGCCGTCATCCTGTCGGGCTCGGTGTCGAGCAACGAGGTGATGCTCCGGAGCGCCGAGCTGGCCAGGGCCGCCATGCCCAAGCACGCCGTGATCAACATGCTGCAGCTGCCGAGCGGCACGCCAAGCAAGCAGGTGATGCTGCAGGTGCGCTTCGCGGAGGTGAACAGGAACGCGCTGCAGCAGGCCGGACTGGCACTCTTCTCGACCAAGGCCGACGTCACGGGCCGCACGACGACCCAGCAGTTCGCGGCGCCGGCGTTCGACGCCCAGGGCGACCTCGACATCCTGCAGTTCTCGGACTACCTCAACATCTTCCTGTTCTCACGGACGCAGAGCATCGGCGGCGTCCTCAAGGCGCTGCAGACGCGCGGCTTCCTCCAGAGCCTGGCCGAACCGAACCTCATCGCCTACAACGGCGAGGAGGCGAGCTTCCTGGCGGGCGGTGAGATTCCGATCCCGATCGTGACGGGACTGGGCCAGACGTCGGTCCTGTTCAAGGAGTTCGGCATTCGCCTGACGTTCCGGCCGCAAATTGCGGGCGACGTCATCCGGCTGAAGCTGAAGCCCGAGGTCAGCACGCTCGACTTCACCAACGGCATCGTGTTGCAGGGGTTCCGCATTCCCGCGCTCAACACGCGGCGGGCCGAGACGGACGTAGAACTCCGCGACGGGCAGTCGTTCGCGATCGCCGGGCTGCTGAACAACCTGACACAGACCGACCGCCAGGCCGTGCCGCTCCTGAGCCGCCTCCCCATCATCGGGACGCTGTTCAAGAGCCGCGCGCTTCGCGCGGAGCAGACCGAGCTGATGGTGCTCGTCACGCCTCGACTCGTCCACGCGCTGGACCCCGACGAAGTGCCCGCGATGCCCGTGCGGCCCGGTGCGTTCCTGAACCCGTCAGACGACGAGAACGACCGCGTGCCGGGCGACGAGCCCGACGACATCCCGAGCCTGCGTGACGCCCCGGCGAACCGCCGCCCGCCGCCGCCCGGAACGGCGAAGCCTCGTCCTGGAGGACCGCCGGAGCGCTGA
- a CDS encoding DUF485 domain-containing protein — MSDWRPAAQTTARPTTDHAALAAARWRIGLGLTAAMTAIAMVFTSCSSAYGKGFLGSILVPGLSVGIALGVLVILAAWALILAYVRWANAHYDRGGRDQRGPRMNGAIGEPTGLATFFFFVFIAASLGITYFAARRTKSAEDFYAAGHKSDGTAEPDSRWPATT, encoded by the coding sequence CTGAGTGACTGGCGCCCCGCAGCCCAAACGACTGCTCGTCCCACCACCGATCACGCGGCGCTCGCCGCCGCACGCTGGCGGATCGGGCTCGGCCTCACCGCGGCGATGACCGCCATCGCCATGGTCTTCACATCCTGCTCGTCAGCGTACGGCAAGGGCTTCCTCGGCAGCATCCTGGTGCCGGGCCTGAGCGTCGGCATCGCCCTCGGCGTGCTGGTCATCCTCGCGGCGTGGGCGCTCATCCTCGCCTACGTGCGCTGGGCCAACGCGCACTACGACCGAGGTGGCCGCGATCAGAGGGGGCCGCGCATGAACGGCGCCATCGGCGAGCCCACGGGCCTCGCCACGTTCTTCTTCTTCGTCTTCATCGCCGCCTCGCTCGGCATCACCTACTTCGCGGCCCGGCGCACGAAGAGCGCCGAGGACTTCTACGCCGCCGGCCACAAGAGTGACGGCACTGCAGAACCGGACTCGCGCTGGCCGGCGACTACATGA
- a CDS encoding prepilin peptidase yields the protein MTAFEVGAVMVAAGACATDLARARVPNTLTVLGIVVGVVAHAVLPGGRGAVASLVGGLAGLGVFFPFFALGGMGGGDVKLMAALGAWVGAPAILFVALYTALAGGVLAVGVALAHNYLGEALRNLRALARHWAIVGIRPEPSLTLERGRGPRLPYAVAIFAGLIVTLWR from the coding sequence GTGACCGCGTTCGAGGTGGGGGCGGTGATGGTGGCCGCCGGGGCGTGTGCCACCGATCTGGCGCGTGCCCGTGTTCCCAACACCCTCACCGTGCTGGGGATCGTCGTCGGCGTCGTCGCGCACGCCGTCCTCCCTGGCGGCCGCGGCGCGGTCGCGAGTCTCGTGGGTGGGCTGGCGGGCCTTGGGGTGTTCTTCCCGTTTTTTGCGCTTGGGGGAATGGGGGGCGGCGACGTGAAGCTCATGGCCGCCCTGGGCGCGTGGGTGGGGGCGCCCGCCATCCTGTTCGTGGCGCTGTACACGGCGCTTGCCGGAGGCGTACTGGCAGTGGGCGTGGCCCTGGCCCACAACTACCTGGGCGAGGCGCTCCGCAACCTGCGGGCGCTGGCGCGGCACTGGGCGATCGTCGGCATTCGTCCGGAGCCGTCGTTGACGCTCGAACGCGGGCGGGGACCGCGGCTCCCGTACGCCGTGGCCATTTTCGCGGGACTGATAGTGACGTTATGGCGGTGA
- a CDS encoding Flp family type IVb pilin — MTHLLRRLVREEAGQDIIEYALVAAGIAVLMVPTIPAIGQTLFTLWGAIQTKVNAIPVP, encoded by the coding sequence ATGACCCATCTGCTGCGTCGCCTGGTTCGCGAGGAAGCTGGCCAGGACATCATCGAGTACGCGCTCGTCGCCGCGGGCATCGCGGTGTTGATGGTGCCCACGATTCCGGCGATTGGCCAGACTCTGTTCACGCTCTGGGGCGCGATTCAGACGAAGGTCAATGCGATTCCGGTCCCGTAG
- a CDS encoding aminotransferase class V-fold PLP-dependent enzyme translates to MSTRDLLFAAASRGADFIDGVEARHVGGRTSVAALRETLGGPLPRTGADPAAVVEALARDADPGLVATIGPRYFGFVTGGALPVAVAADWLASAWDQNAGLYVMAPAAAVLEDVVAGWLLELLDLPPQSSVGFVTGCHMANVTCLAAARHEVLRRAGWAVERDGLQRAPRLTVVVGDEVHVSAVGALRMLGIGADELVRVPVDGQGRMRADALGDVLRGLDGPIVVCAQAGNVATGASDPLGDVVALAHARNAWVHVDGAFGLWAQVVPRLAPQVAGMAGADSWATDAHKWLNVPYDSGLAIVAHQAPHRAAMGLRASYLQRGLDEERTGMDWVPESSRRARVIPLYALLRTLGADGVRDLVDRTCRLAARMAARLSEAPGVTILNEVVLNQVLVTFAGRTGGAPAATRDVIARVQAEGTCWAGGATWQGHEAMRISVSNWSTTDADIDRAAEAILACHRAVVDGARG, encoded by the coding sequence ATGTCCACGCGCGATCTGCTGTTCGCCGCCGCCTCGCGCGGGGCCGACTTCATCGACGGCGTCGAGGCGCGGCACGTCGGCGGCCGGACGTCGGTGGCGGCGCTGCGCGAGACGCTCGGCGGACCGCTGCCGCGCACGGGCGCCGACCCGGCCGCCGTGGTCGAGGCCCTCGCCCGCGACGCCGACCCCGGGCTCGTCGCCACCATCGGCCCACGCTACTTCGGCTTCGTGACGGGCGGTGCGCTTCCGGTCGCCGTCGCGGCGGACTGGCTCGCGTCGGCGTGGGATCAGAACGCCGGGCTCTACGTCATGGCGCCGGCCGCCGCGGTCCTGGAGGACGTGGTCGCGGGCTGGCTCTTGGAGCTGTTGGACCTCCCGCCGCAGTCGAGCGTGGGCTTCGTCACCGGTTGCCACATGGCGAACGTCACGTGCCTGGCCGCCGCCCGCCACGAGGTCCTGCGGCGGGCGGGGTGGGCCGTGGAGCGCGACGGGCTCCAGCGTGCGCCCCGGCTCACCGTGGTCGTGGGTGACGAGGTGCACGTCTCGGCGGTCGGGGCGCTGCGGATGCTCGGCATCGGCGCCGACGAGCTCGTCCGGGTCCCGGTGGACGGCCAGGGGCGCATGCGCGCCGATGCGCTTGGAGACGTGCTGCGCGGGCTCGATGGACCGATCGTGGTGTGCGCGCAGGCGGGCAACGTGGCGACAGGCGCCTCGGACCCCCTCGGGGACGTCGTGGCGCTCGCGCACGCGAGGAACGCGTGGGTCCACGTCGACGGCGCGTTCGGCCTCTGGGCGCAGGTGGTCCCGAGGCTGGCGCCGCAGGTGGCCGGCATGGCCGGCGCCGACTCCTGGGCAACCGACGCGCACAAGTGGTTGAACGTCCCCTACGATTCGGGGCTCGCCATCGTCGCCCATCAGGCGCCGCACCGCGCCGCGATGGGCCTCCGCGCGTCCTACCTGCAGCGCGGGCTCGACGAGGAGCGGACGGGCATGGACTGGGTGCCGGAGTCGTCGCGCCGCGCCCGGGTCATCCCGCTCTATGCGCTCCTGCGAACGCTCGGCGCCGACGGCGTCCGCGACCTCGTCGACCGGACGTGCCGGCTGGCCGCGCGCATGGCCGCGCGCCTGTCGGAGGCCCCGGGCGTGACGATCCTGAACGAGGTCGTGCTGAATCAGGTGCTCGTCACCTTCGCCGGCCGGACGGGCGGGGCGCCGGCCGCGACCCGGGACGTCATCGCCCGCGTCCAGGCCGAGGGCACCTGCTGGGCGGGCGGCGCGACCTGGCAGGGACACGAGGCGATGCGGATCTCGGTCTCCAACTGGTCGACGACCGACGCCGACATCGATCGGGCGGCCGAGGCCATCCTGGCCTGCCACCGCGCGGTGGTCGACGGCGCCCGCGGCTGA
- a CDS encoding glycosyltransferase family 2 protein — translation MKSAPREAAANSRSRVDMRHGSASSGILRALPVVTIIVPVFNESATVAAVLDRLLDVPLPAEREILVVNDGSTDGTRGVLDALPPDPRLRVIHADRNAGKGRAIRTGIAEARGDVIAIQDADLELDPVQLAALVAPIVDGQARVVYGSRFLRPTSSAPWLTVVANRVLTGVTNLLYGGRLTDMETCYKIMATDVARSLDLESDRFDIEPEITAKLLRRGHVIHERPVRFEPRSRASGKKIGWRDGVRALQVLVKYRWS, via the coding sequence ATGAAGTCGGCCCCGCGCGAGGCGGCGGCGAACAGCAGATCGCGCGTGGACATGCGACATGGTAGCGCGAGCTCAGGCATACTCAGGGCTCTGCCCGTCGTCACCATCATCGTCCCCGTGTTCAACGAGTCGGCGACCGTGGCGGCGGTGCTCGACCGCCTCCTGGACGTGCCGCTGCCGGCGGAGCGGGAGATCCTGGTCGTGAACGACGGCTCCACCGACGGCACGCGCGGAGTGCTCGACGCCCTGCCGCCGGACCCCCGCCTGCGCGTGATCCACGCCGACAGGAACGCCGGCAAGGGCCGCGCGATCCGGACGGGGATCGCCGAGGCGCGCGGGGACGTCATCGCGATCCAGGACGCGGATCTCGAACTCGATCCCGTGCAGCTGGCGGCGCTCGTGGCCCCGATCGTCGACGGCCAGGCCCGGGTGGTCTACGGCTCCCGGTTCCTGCGGCCCACCTCGTCGGCCCCCTGGCTGACCGTCGTCGCCAACCGCGTGCTGACGGGCGTCACGAACCTGCTGTACGGCGGGCGCCTCACCGACATGGAGACCTGCTACAAGATCATGGCCACCGACGTGGCGCGCTCGCTCGACCTGGAGTCCGACCGCTTCGACATCGAGCCCGAGATCACGGCCAAGCTCCTGCGGCGGGGCCACGTGATCCACGAGCGTCCGGTCCGCTTCGAGCCGCGCAGCCGGGCCAGCGGCAAGAAGATCGGCTGGCGTGACGGCGTGCGCGCCCTGCAGGTCCTGGTCAAGTATCGCTGGTCATGA